The Coffea eugenioides isolate CCC68of chromosome 8, Ceug_1.0, whole genome shotgun sequence genome has a segment encoding these proteins:
- the LOC113781502 gene encoding uncharacterized protein LOC113781502: MATALLTRFLSRTTPRTTTRLIFSSSPSSFPQNSDEDPAKIIAIRDYNEEQPRRIHQIAHPLQTGGPEEAIINLVSPIGWYLRLCMPGVAEDGFKAWVDKDSNTLFYKGYGEIEDDSETSGRNYGGNIEFEPSLFKVEEIQPKMRHGILRILVLGQHQPGSKYYRG; encoded by the coding sequence ATGGCCACCGCGCTACTCACGAGATTCCTCAGCCGCACAACCCCCAGGACCACCACCCGTTTGATCTTCTCCTCGTCTCCCTCCTCCTTCCCCCAGAACTCGGATGAAGACCCAGCAAAGATAATTGCAATCCGAGACTACAATGAGGAGCAACCAAGAAGGATCCATCAAATAGCCCATCCACTCCAAACTGGAGGTCCAGAAGAGGCCATCATAAACCTTGTAAGCCCGATCGGTTGGTACCTTAGGCTGTGCATGCCGGGGGTTGCAGAAGATGGCTTCAAGGCTTGGGTGGATAAGGATAGCAACACCCTTTTCTACAAAGGGTATGGCGAGATTGAGGATGATTCTGAGACTTCTGGCAGGAATTACGGGGGCAACATAGAATTTGAACCCAGTCTTTTCAAGGTTGAGGAGATTCAGCCCAAGATGAGGCATGGGATATTGAGGATTCTCGTGCTAGGTCAGCATCAACCTGGATCTAAATATTACCGGGGTTAA
- the LOC113781514 gene encoding NAD(P)H dehydrogenase (quinone) FQR1-like → MATKVYIVYYSTYGHVEKLAHEIKKGADSVEGVEAKLWQVPETLSEEILGKLGAPPKSDVPVITPHELPEADAFIFGFPTRFGMMAAQFKAFMDSTGFLWGAQKLAGKPAGIFYSTASQGGGQETTPLTAVTQLVHHGLIFVPIGYTAGAGMFEVEKVKGGSPYGAGTFAGDGSRQPTELELQIAFHQGKYIAGTAKKFKGSA, encoded by the exons ATGGCCACCAAAGTCTACATTGT TTATTACTCTACCTATGGACATGTTGAGAAACTTGCCCATGAGATCAAGAAGGGAGCTGATTCTGTTGAAGGGGTGGAGGCAAAACTGTGGCAG GTGCCAGAAACTCTTTCAGAGGAAATTCTTGGAAAGTTGGGTGCTCCCCCAAAGAGTGACGTCCCTGTGATTACTCCCCATGAACTCCCTGAAGCTGATGCATTCATATTTGGCTTCCCAACTAGATTTGGGATGATGGCTGCCCAATTCAAGGCATTTATGGATTCAACTGGTTTCTTGTGGGGAGCTCAAAAGCTGGCTGGAAAGCCTGCTGGCATTTTCTACTCCACTGCATCTCAGGGAGGCGGCCAAGAAACCACCCC ATTGACAGCCGTCACGCAACTTGTTCATCATGGGCTGATTTTTGTTCCTATTGGATATACTGCTGGAGCTGGAATGTTCGAGGTGGAGAAGGTTAAGGGTGGCAGCCCATATGGCGCTGGTACCTTCGCCGGAGATGGCTCCAGACAGCCAACTGAGCTTGAGCTGCAAATTGCTTTCCACCAGGGCAAATACATTGCAGGCACTGCCAAGAAATTTAAGGGATCTGCTTGA
- the LOC113781688 gene encoding 24.1 kDa heat shock protein, mitochondrial-like yields the protein MASLTTLPTATSFFFKKHLVTELPPPSKLPSLISSTSFTALTPLSAKSEATGTILSQESESDSGSDFEAETLASCFDNISNPSTLPYANPFLKAGNRNILELQSDEEAARIRVDMPGVEKDGVKIWFENGDLKIEGVEVAVGGGTDGGMDEEARKYAITVKIFEPEMLKKDEATAVMKNGVLKMVIPKLKFEERKDILHINAA from the exons atggCTTCCCTCACAACCCTTCCAACTGCCACCTCCTTCTTCTTCAAGAAGCATCTGGTGACAGAACTGCCACCTCCTTCCAAACTGCCTAGCCTCATTTCTTCTACTAGCTTCACTGCTCTCACCCCTCTCTCGGCCAAAAGTGAGGCCACCGGTACTATTCTTTCTCAAGAATCTGAATCTGATTCCGGCTCAGATTTTGAGGCTGAAACACTGGCATCTTGCTTTGATAATATCTCCAACCCAAGCACTCTTCCCTATG CGAACCCTTTCCTGAAAGCTGGAAACAGGAACATTCTTGAGCTGCAGAGTGATGAAGAAGCCGCTAGAATCAGGGTTGACATGCCAGGAGTGGAAAAAGATGGTGTGAAAATATGGTTCGAGAATGGCGACCTCAAAATAGAAGGCGTTGAAGTGGCTGTCGGAGGTGGTACTGATGGTGGGATGGACGAGGAGGCCAGGAAATATGCTATTACGGTCAAGATTTTTGAGCCAGAGATGCTGAAGAAAGATGAAGCTACTGCTGTGATGAAGAACGGAGTGCTGAAGATGGTGATTCCTAAGCTCAAATTTGAGGAGAGGAAGGACATTTTGCACATTAACGCAGCTTGA